A DNA window from Trichomycterus rosablanca isolate fTriRos1 chromosome 11, fTriRos1.hap1, whole genome shotgun sequence contains the following coding sequences:
- the n4bp1 gene encoding NEDD4-binding protein 1, translated as MKRITELTYTQLPGPSRAPPAAATTTREPTVDEFTVHEDKEPELKCAKPRVEQVFQVSFTIIGLLDPNGAHGSQASRQIWLQLKGKKEDVSKAKEYVKGLCDPELQEEERYPVDMHCIFVGAGGLFLDHLLRDTSAEVQVLEPGRLRLLGCAEAVVMAQSRVQQFVALFQEKRSMPADREPSVKRTFKTFVEERADKYTMELLLLPSALKEELLGLVHSPTQHIVVGLEQDRSQTSTPVTDLSNQILVASFEDKASSRDKKFEDKLSRPVSVPDVLVLNGRPNHKRRSSESEQRDTKRQYSLERWDEEQDREKQKDRRARTRPLDKSVTLVQDSGETSDEEEAVSPKTNLRCLVNFFKTMGYPQDVVERVVRETGQTEDTFLLLERIVAESKRVEKTQDASTMAKSAPTTSDFNSTCVRLKEKEHVQGRALTEIKLKENIRVPSSNGWSQKSQTIPTISLDSDDDVVEVGRKCRTVGPLERKPDSMFDYLSRGGSQTVGPTRMETVMPLRSSATESRPGCSYQTISTRLSPVRTEPPAPPKAIPLTGMSRFQQSLRTPYRLALKDVPGRSDLRHVIIDGSNVAMAHGLHRVFSCRGIAIAVEAFWQRGHREITVFVPQWRQKRDPNITEQHLLNQLEDLRLLSFTPSREVCGQRIASHDDRFLLHLAEKTGGIIVTNDNLRDFVAQSDAWAKIIKERILQFIFVEDHFMIPDDPLGKRGPHLDHFLHKDSRPNVVTPPLRRDLLATSHPPHFGPPDWHPPHPPPNPPSQRSPLETTELKRRLYDIFPDQKQLIDRILNENPYMRDLNALSGLLLG; from the exons ATGAAGCGTATCACCGAGCTAACCTACACTCAGCTCCCGGGACCCAGCCGCGCTCCTCCCGCCGccgccaccaccaccagagaGCCCACGGTGGACGAGTTTACCGTACACGAAGATAAAGAACCCGAGTTAAAATGCGCCAAACCGCGAGTGGAACAAGTTTTCCAAGTCTCGTTTACTATCATCGGCCTGTTGGACCCAAATGGAGCGCACGGAAGTCAAGCGTCCAGGCAAATCTGGCTTCAGCTCAAGGGGAAGAAAGAGGATGTATCGAAAGCTAAG GAGTATGTTAAAGGCCTCTGTGACCCTGAGCTTCAGGAGGAGGAGAGATACCCGGTGGATATGCACTGCATCTTCGTCGGTGCCGGCGGTCTCTTCCTAGACCACCTGCTGCGAGACACGAGCGCTGAGGTGCAGGTACTGGAGCCAGGCCGCCTGAGGCTCCTGGGCTGCGCCGAAGCCGTGGTGATGGCGCAGAGCCGAGTGCAGCAGTTTGTCGCCCTGTTTCAAGAGAAACGTAGCATGCCTGCTGACCGAGAGCCCTCCGTCAAGCGAACTTTTAAGACTTTTGTAGAGGAGCGCGCAGACAAATACACCATGGAGCTGTTGCTCCTGCCAAGCGCTCTCAAGGAGGAGCTTTTGGGGCTGGTGCACAGTCCAACACAGCATATTGTTGTAGGCTTGGAGCAGGACCGCTCTCAGACCAGCACTCCCGTCACGGACCTCTCCAATCAAATTCTGGTTGCTTCCTTTGAAGACAAGGCATCGTCGAGGGACAAGAAATTCGAGGACAAATTATCCAGGCCTGTGTCCGTGCCCGATGTGCTGGTGCTAAACGGGCGCCCGAATCACAAGCGTCGCTCATCCGAGAGCGAGCAGAGAGACACCAAAAGGCAGTACTCATTGGAGAGATGGGACGAGGAGCAGGACAGGGAGAAACAAAAGGACAGACGGGCACGGACCAGGCCCCTTGACAAAAGCGTCACGCTGGTACAGGACTCGGGTGAGACATCAGACGAGGAGGAAGCCGTAAGCCCCAAGACCAATCTGCGATGCCTGGTGAACTTTTTTAAGACCATGGGCTACCCACAGGACGTGGTGGAGCGCGTGGTACGTGAGACCGGCCAGACCGAAGACACCTTCCTGCTCCTGGAGCGCATAGTGGCAGAGAGCAAGAGGGTCGAGAAGACACAGGACGCCTCCACTATGGCTAAATCAGCCCCAACAACCAGCGACTTTAATTCCACTTGCGTCCGACTCAAGGAGAAGGAGCACGTGCAGGGCCGAGCGCTAACGGAGATCAAGTTAAAAGAGAACATAAGAGTGCCCAGCAGTAATGGTTGGAGCCAGAAGAGCCAGACCATCCCTACAATAAGTCTGGACAGCGATGATGATGTGGTCGAGGTAGGGAGGAAGTGCAGGACAGTTGGCCCACTTGAGCGTAAACCAGACTCCATGTTTGATTACTTGTCACGGGGAGGCTCTCAGACTGTTGGTCCTACGCGGATGGAAACGGTGATGCCTCTGCGCAGCTCCGCTACGGAGTCACGCCCGGGGTGCTCCTACCAGACCATCAGTACACGGTTGTCACCGGTGCGAACAGAGCCACCAGCGCCCCCCAAGGCCATTCCTCTCACAGGGATGTCGCGCTTTCAGCAGTCCTTGCGCACCCCGTATCGCCTGGCCTTAAAGGACGTCCCCGGACGCTCGGACCTCCGGCACGTTATTATAGACGGCAGCAACGTGGCCATGGC GCATGGACTGCATCGAGTGTTTTCATGTCGAGGGATTGCCATTGCCGTGGAGGCCTTTTGGCAAAGGGGACATCGCGAGATCACCGTCTTTGTCCCCCAGTGGAGGCAAAAAAGAGACCCCAACATTACTG aACAACATCTCCTTAATCAGTTAGAGGACTTGCGATTGCTGTCTTTCACCCCATCCAGGGAGGTCTGTGGACAAAGAATAGCTTCTCACGATGACAG ATTCCTGCTTCATCTGGCAGAGAAGACGGGAGGCATCATTGTCACCAATGACAACCTGAGGGATTTCGTTGCCCAGTCTGATGCTTGGGCAAAGATTATCAAAGaaag GATTTTACAGTTTATCTTTGTGGAGGATCACTTCATGATCCCAGATGATCCTTTGGGAAAGCGTGGGCCTCACTTGGATCACTTCCTGCACAAAGATAGCCG GCCGAATGTTGTCACGCCCCCTCTTAGAAGGGATCTGCTGGCCACATCTCATCCACCACATTTCGGCCCACCCGACTGGCATCCACCTCACCCGCCTCCTAATCCGCCGTCACAGCGATCGCCATTGGAAACCACGGAGCTGAAAAGGAGGCTATACGACATTTTCCCTGACCAGAAGCAGCTCATCGACCGCATACTCAACGAAAATCCTTACATGCGAGACCTGAACGCGCTGTCGGGGCTGTTACTGGGATGA